Part of the Halopseudomonas maritima genome, ACACGAGCAGCACCCCGCCCACGGTAATCTCCAGGCAGGCCAGCAAGCTGTTGTTGTTATCGAATTGCAGCGAGGCGAAGCCCCACAGCAGAACGCCGGTAGCTACAAAGATCAGCTGCAGCAACGAGCGGCGCGCCTGCTCGCCCAAGCCATTACCGGCCGCCTCGTCCATTGGGGACTTTCCGCTCACGTTGACCGCCCCTCCTTGCTCACGCCCGCTACCGGCGGAGTATAGCCCAGCGCAGGCCACCGCTCAGAACAGTCCGTCAGCTAGTCCGCGTAACTCTCCAGCAGGTGCTGATCCTTCAGGCGCACATAGTTGGCCGCCGAGTAGGTGAAAAACTCGCGCTCCTTCTCGGTCAGTACACGCACCTGCTTGGCCGGGCTGCCCATGTACAGATACCCGCTTGCCAGCGTTCGGTTGGCCGGCACCAGCGAGCCTGCGCCGATGATCACCTCGTCCTCGACCACCGCACCGTCCATGACGATACTGCCCATGCCCACCAGCACCCGATCACCGATGCTGCAGCCGTGCAGTAGCACCTTGTGGCCGATGGTGACGTCACTGCCGATGGTCAGCGGGTAGCCATCAGGGTTGAAGGGGCCGGCATGGGTAATATGCAGCACGCTGCCATCCTGCACGCTGGTACGGTCGCCGATGCGGATACGGTGCATGTCGCCGCGAATGATCGCACCCGGCCACACCGAGCAGTCGTCACCCAGCTGCACATCGCCCAGTACCACGGCTGAGGGATCAACAAATACCCGGTCGCCCAGCGCCGGCTGCCAGTCCCTGAATCCACGTACGTTCATCGCTTCACCCTTGAATTTTGCGGCTATCGCCGTCATTGAGAAGCTCTAACGAAGTCTCGATGCCAAGCGCGCCCGAGTTGATTACCATGGGCGCATTGTAAGTCATCGATCGAATCAGGATACCCGTCATGCCCAATCCGCTGCTGCAACCCTACGATCTGCCGCCCTTCGCCGACATTCGCGCCGAGCACGTCAAACCGGCCATCGAGCAGATTCTGGCCGACAACCGCGCACAGCTTGATGCGCTGCTGGCCAACCCGCCGGCACAGTGGACCTGGGCCAACCTGATCGAGCCGCAGGACGACATGGGCGAACGCCTCGGCCGTGCCTGGTCACCGGTCAGCCAC contains:
- a CDS encoding gamma carbonic anhydrase family protein; translation: MNVRGFRDWQPALGDRVFVDPSAVVLGDVQLGDDCSVWPGAIIRGDMHRIRIGDRTSVQDGSVLHITHAGPFNPDGYPLTIGSDVTIGHKVLLHGCSIGDRVLVGMGSIVMDGAVVEDEVIIGAGSLVPANRTLASGYLYMGSPAKQVRVLTEKEREFFTYSAANYVRLKDQHLLESYAD